TTGAACCAGATCCTGACCGCCGGACTGACGGCGATCCATCAGTACTTGCTCCATTCGGGGATATGCGGCAACTGGGGATATGAGCGGTTGGAGCATGAGTTCCACCAGTAGGCCAATGGTAGAGCACAGCGCGGAACTCGTCGATCATATTTTGTACCTTGAAGGCAAGCCGAACATGGACAAGGTGGACCGCGTC
This Nitrospirota bacterium DNA region includes the following protein-coding sequences:
- a CDS encoding ferritin-like domain-containing protein; amino-acid sequence: MKAKEGVLDYLNQILTAGLTAIHQYLLHSGICGNWGYERLEHEFHQ